A region from the Aphis gossypii isolate Hap1 chromosome 1, ASM2018417v2, whole genome shotgun sequence genome encodes:
- the LOC126549159 gene encoding uncharacterized protein LOC126549159, giving the protein MPTCGNYMETKKKPRPPITGQLVDGSQPVKLDGLADAVKSATKDQISNRPQPAQSSINNQTNFVNKPNYSSRAGKMVKVLYGRDYSHYGLTRNNNVTLLCTYFATNKRDRRFPNRFKPNQNETSSNDFHSDKRKLCTTPIKNEQINTQSYDKSSNKMNAVLEGLGFVCNNDKIYTDRASQIHCYNVNKQYNTGYGKKTYTSPAKSKIPVLQKPFAKVEI; this is encoded by the exons ATGCCCACTTGTGGGAACTATATGGAAACTAAAAAGAAACCAAGACCACCAATAACTGGCCAATTGGTGGACGGGAGCCAACCCGTTAAATTGGACGGCCTGGCAGACGCCGTAAAGTCTGCGACGAAGGATCAAATTTCTAAtcg tcCTCAACCTGCTCAATCGTCTATCAACAATCAGACCAATTTCGTAAACAAGCCGAATTATTCATCTCGCGCCGGTAAAATGGTCAAAGTGTTGTATGGACGCGACTACAGCCACTACGGCCTAAccagaaataataatgttacactGTTATGCACGTACTTCGCGACTAAtaaaag ggATCGTAGATTCCCTAATAGATTCAAACCAAATCAAAATGAAACCTCGAGTAATGACTTCCATTCAGATAAACGTAAATTATGTACTAcacctattaaaaatgaacagaTTAATac acAATCATATGATAAAAGctcaaataaaatgaatgcGGTTCTTGAAGGTCTAGGTTTTGtgtgtaataatgataaaatatatacagatcGTGCATCACAAATACactgttataatgttaataaacaatataataccggATACGGCAAAAAAACTTATACTTCACCTGCAAagtcaaaa attccagTTCTTCAAAAACCTTTCGCTAAAGTAGAGatctaa